One genomic region from candidate division WOR-3 bacterium encodes:
- a CDS encoding VTT domain-containing protein: MKRRIKKYLEGVSTKQKIFQICSIILVSLLSVLIILLRSKLEGLKDYGYAGLFLVSTISSASIILPVPGLFLVFSFGAVLNPLIVGIVSAFGSALGEVTGYILGYGGRIAVEDRDKYEKVSEMMRRWGSWTILFLALIPNPLFDIAGIISGMLKYPLWKFLLYTLIGRIIKHIVFAYAGFYSLYYFF, translated from the coding sequence TTGAAAAGAAGGATTAAGAAATATTTAGAGGGTGTTTCCACAAAGCAGAAAATATTCCAGATATGCTCGATAATACTCGTAAGTTTATTGAGCGTGTTGATTATTCTCCTCCGTTCAAAACTGGAGGGTTTGAAAGATTACGGTTACGCTGGTCTTTTTCTGGTGTCGACGATTTCGTCAGCGAGTATAATACTTCCAGTTCCCGGTCTTTTTCTCGTTTTTTCATTTGGAGCTGTTTTAAATCCTCTGATTGTGGGAATCGTGTCGGCTTTTGGTTCAGCTCTCGGTGAAGTGACAGGTTATATCCTTGGATACGGCGGAAGAATCGCAGTGGAAGACAGGGATAAATACGAAAAGGTCTCTGAAATGATGAGGAGGTGGGGCAGTTGGACGATTTTGTTTCTTGCGCTTATTCCCAACCCGCTTTTCGACATAGCCGGAATTATTTCCGGAATGCTCAAATATCCTCTTTGGAAGTTTCTTCTCTACACACTCATAGGAAGAATAATAAAGCACATCGTTTTCGCATACGCAGGATTCTACAGCTTGTATTATTTCTTTTGA